One part of the Myxococcales bacterium genome encodes these proteins:
- a CDS encoding DUF2254 domain-containing protein, with protein sequence MPALLVALAVCLSVVFLHLDRTMPAVAWLWFSEAEARAARQILAVTAGSLITVISVAFSVTMIALQQAATQYSPRILRNFTRDRGNQIVLGTYIATFAYSILVLREVRDATDAVAGFVPALSVTMAMVFAMVSLGMLIYFIHHVAQSLQVPFVLQSIRDELQPELESLYPTELGESPSVELPPDEASRRLGLTLLQERPRLYELRSSSEGHLASVDERQIKELSGRGVRFVWIPVQVGSYVHRWQVIARYCCDDERERPDIDACMVASMIFSAQRSMRQDVLFGIEQMVEIAVKALSPGINDPATAKQSLTSIAAVLAQLIRREFPPAARTFEGGEKHCSPGRRSRTMPTPGFRNCDGLREATTASPCTFWMSLGS encoded by the coding sequence GTGCCTGCGCTTCTGGTGGCTTTGGCCGTCTGTCTGTCCGTCGTTTTCCTTCACCTCGACAGGACCATGCCCGCGGTGGCTTGGCTTTGGTTCTCGGAGGCAGAAGCCAGAGCCGCTCGACAGATCCTGGCCGTCACTGCAGGGTCCTTGATCACCGTCATCTCCGTGGCGTTCTCTGTGACGATGATCGCGCTGCAGCAGGCGGCCACGCAGTACTCCCCGCGCATCCTCCGCAATTTCACGCGCGACCGTGGCAACCAGATCGTCCTTGGAACCTATATCGCCACCTTCGCGTACTCGATCTTGGTCCTGCGTGAGGTCCGCGACGCAACCGACGCGGTGGCGGGGTTCGTGCCGGCGCTGTCGGTCACGATGGCCATGGTGTTCGCCATGGTGAGCCTGGGAATGCTCATCTACTTCATTCATCACGTGGCACAGTCTCTTCAGGTACCGTTCGTTTTGCAGTCGATTCGCGACGAGCTGCAGCCAGAGCTCGAAAGCCTCTATCCGACCGAGCTCGGGGAATCTCCGTCTGTTGAGCTCCCTCCTGACGAAGCGTCTCGACGCTTGGGTCTCACTCTTCTTCAGGAGAGACCACGGCTTTACGAGCTGCGGTCGAGTTCGGAGGGGCATCTCGCGTCGGTCGATGAGCGGCAGATCAAGGAGCTGAGTGGGCGCGGTGTTCGTTTCGTGTGGATTCCCGTTCAGGTGGGCTCGTACGTTCACCGCTGGCAGGTCATCGCCAGGTACTGTTGTGATGACGAACGAGAGCGTCCGGACATCGACGCGTGCATGGTCGCGTCGATGATCTTCTCGGCACAGCGCTCGATGCGGCAAGACGTGCTCTTCGGCATCGAGCAGATGGTCGAGATTGCCGTCAAGGCGCTGTCTCCGGGGATCAACGACCCGGCGACGGCGAAGCAGAGCCTCACCTCGATCGCGGCGGTCCTCGCGCAGCTCATTCGGCGCGAGTTTCCTCCGGCCGCCCGCACGTTCGAGGGGGGGGAGAAGCATTGTTCGCCCGGCCGACGTTCGAGGACTATGCCGACGCCGGGCTTTCGCAACTGCGACGGGCTGCGGGAAGCGACTACAGCGTCACCATGCACTTTTTGGATGTCCTTGGGTTCTTGA
- a CDS encoding tetratricopeptide repeat protein — protein MPRPSDALFRDLAESQSRAVADPAALERLRAAVMRAELPQRRWAKRGLWAAGVVALAWVVWGRFGPEPRFHVAGSAGRVGMVLTAAHTSVPVRFAEGSSVVLTPGTRGHVIALGEAGAALAIERGSFDVSVVHAKRTRWQFLAGPFTVLVTGTKFRATWEPGAGTLEIEMREGSVRVSGGPLGRPVAVRDQQIFRVAASGRGPATGELSDVARRPAAPLPALPPAVAPEGASAESPALAPRPFSPPSRAARVRGSPAWVAYAHRGEYARAFATAQGLGLEGLAGSLGPADLLLLADTARFARQPSTAARVFEHLVSRFPDAPEAADARFGLGRLAFQLGKWQEASRWFGELVDVGGEGALTQAAWARLFESLDRVGDGPAARARAREYMHRFPVGPHREAALRFAGNEPP, from the coding sequence ATGCCACGGCCCTCCGATGCCTTGTTTCGTGACCTGGCCGAATCGCAATCCCGGGCGGTGGCCGATCCCGCCGCGCTCGAGCGGCTGAGGGCGGCGGTGATGAGGGCCGAGCTGCCGCAGCGGCGATGGGCCAAGAGGGGGCTTTGGGCGGCGGGTGTAGTGGCCCTGGCATGGGTCGTGTGGGGGCGTTTCGGACCAGAGCCTCGTTTCCACGTGGCGGGAAGCGCCGGGCGCGTGGGCATGGTGCTCACGGCCGCCCACACCTCGGTGCCGGTGCGGTTCGCCGAAGGCTCGTCAGTGGTGTTGACGCCGGGGACCCGCGGGCACGTGATCGCGCTCGGGGAGGCCGGGGCCGCACTGGCCATCGAACGGGGCAGCTTTGACGTGTCCGTGGTGCACGCGAAGCGGACGCGTTGGCAGTTTTTGGCGGGGCCCTTCACCGTGCTGGTGACGGGCACGAAGTTTCGCGCCACCTGGGAGCCAGGCGCGGGCACACTGGAGATCGAGATGCGCGAGGGCAGCGTTCGTGTGAGCGGTGGTCCGCTCGGCCGGCCCGTCGCCGTTCGTGACCAACAGATCTTTCGTGTGGCTGCGTCGGGGCGCGGGCCTGCCACAGGTGAGCTTTCGGATGTGGCCCGAAGGCCTGCGGCGCCGCTGCCGGCGTTGCCTCCGGCCGTGGCGCCGGAGGGAGCGTCTGCGGAGTCTCCCGCGCTGGCCCCTCGGCCGTTCTCTCCGCCCTCGCGAGCCGCCCGCGTTCGTGGCAGCCCCGCGTGGGTGGCCTATGCCCACCGGGGTGAGTACGCACGCGCCTTCGCCACGGCCCAAGGGCTGGGTCTCGAGGGCCTCGCCGGCTCGCTCGGGCCCGCCGACCTGTTGCTGCTGGCCGACACGGCGCGCTTCGCACGACAGCCTTCGACGGCGGCGCGGGTCTTCGAGCACCTGGTGTCGCGCTTTCCGGACGCCCCGGAAGCCGCCGACGCCCGCTTCGGCTTGGGGCGCCTGGCGTTCCAGCTGGGCAAGTGGCAGGAGGCCTCTCGATGGTTCGGTGAGCTCGTCGATGTGGGGGGGGAGGGGGCGTTGACCCAGGCCGCGTGGGCGCGCCTTTTCGAGAGCCTCGACCGCGTGGGTGATGGGCCGGCCGCGCGGGCGCGCGCACGCGAATACATGCATCGGTTTCCGGTCGGCCCGCACCGCGAGGCGGCTCTTCGCTTTGCGGGCAACGAGCCACCGTGA
- a CDS encoding sigma-70 family RNA polymerase sigma factor — MTSVLRVKPWGASAVSSASLEGGGRDDVRLVEGLRGDEPWARAALVDRYGVFVRRVLVRVLGAADPELEDLAQDAMIAVLQGIGKLGHAEAFRGWLTSIVVFTARGAIRRRQRWRWLKSGSDPAEAPAPSASPEVQDAAACVYRILEDMPADERIPFTLRMFEGYELTELAGICGLSVATLRRRLAAAQKRFDKKAQDAEALKPWLNGSSDGNFSREEP; from the coding sequence GTGACATCCGTTTTACGCGTCAAGCCCTGGGGGGCATCCGCCGTCTCGAGCGCTTCCTTGGAAGGGGGGGGGCGGGACGACGTTCGCCTGGTGGAGGGCCTGCGGGGGGACGAACCCTGGGCCCGCGCCGCCCTTGTGGATCGCTACGGAGTCTTCGTCCGCCGCGTGCTGGTGCGCGTACTCGGAGCCGCCGATCCTGAACTCGAGGACCTGGCGCAGGATGCGATGATTGCGGTCTTGCAGGGCATCGGCAAGCTGGGCCATGCGGAGGCCTTTCGGGGTTGGTTGACCAGCATCGTTGTGTTTACGGCGCGGGGGGCGATTCGGAGGCGGCAACGGTGGCGTTGGCTGAAGAGCGGCTCCGATCCCGCCGAGGCGCCCGCGCCAAGCGCTTCGCCAGAGGTGCAGGACGCTGCGGCGTGCGTGTACCGCATTCTCGAAGACATGCCGGCCGACGAGCGCATACCCTTCACGTTGCGCATGTTCGAGGGCTACGAGCTCACTGAGCTGGCTGGCATTTGTGGTCTTTCAGTCGCAACGCTGCGCCGGAGGCTTGCCGCGGCCCAAAAGCGGTTCGATAAGAAGGCCCAGGACGCCGAGGCCTTGAAGCCCTGGCTGAATGGCTCTTCAGACGGCAACTTTTCCAGGGAGGAACCGTGA